A stretch of the Halomonas sp. BDJS001 genome encodes the following:
- a CDS encoding aminotransferase class V-fold PLP-dependent enzyme, whose product MISHEWMERLQSGVIGEGQSIPGPFGTCPLLYADYTASGRALDIVERAMQEAVLPLYANTHTETSYTGKMTTRLREAARQTVAESVGANHDYAVIFAGAGATAAIDRCCRILELTPGQSASQAAKPVVFVGPYEHHSNDLMWRECDVDVVRIPLASDGLPDLMVLEQQLQAYAQRDIKVVAFSAASNVTGILTPVQQVARLAHQYGGLAIFDYAASGPYVNIDMAGSGHDDHLDAIFLSPHKFVGGPGSSGVLVIRKALCCNAKPSIAGGGTVSYVTAAHHRYVSSVERREEAGTPNILGDIRAGLAFRIKESVGVEAIESREQALVAMAVARWQKVANVHLLGALDVPRLAIFSFNITVGGKAIHHNLVVAMLNDLFGIQARGGCSCAGPYGHELLAIDNETAAEHEFLVQKGKSIYRPGWVRLGFNFFFSNETANYVISAVEFIARYAPVLMKLYSVDEATGVWVAQYQKRPTQSEAPVTPQLLDTLLHQDALTEPAETQESVDCFARALALVEQAKVLPLPASRHDDDVPIRWFWWPHEADQAGALYRH is encoded by the coding sequence GTGATCTCTCATGAATGGATGGAGCGCCTGCAGAGCGGGGTGATTGGAGAGGGGCAGTCGATTCCTGGGCCATTCGGCACGTGCCCCTTGCTTTATGCCGACTACACCGCTTCAGGAAGGGCGCTTGATATCGTGGAGCGTGCGATGCAGGAAGCCGTGCTGCCTCTTTACGCCAACACCCATACCGAAACCTCTTACACCGGCAAGATGACCACGCGGCTGCGTGAAGCTGCCCGCCAGACCGTCGCGGAATCGGTCGGTGCCAATCACGACTATGCGGTTATTTTTGCTGGCGCCGGGGCGACGGCGGCGATAGATCGCTGTTGTCGGATTCTTGAACTGACGCCTGGGCAGAGTGCTTCGCAAGCAGCCAAACCTGTGGTGTTTGTTGGTCCCTACGAGCATCACTCCAATGATCTGATGTGGCGAGAGTGTGATGTGGACGTGGTGCGCATTCCGTTAGCCAGCGATGGCCTCCCTGATCTAATGGTGCTTGAACAGCAGTTGCAAGCCTATGCACAACGGGATATCAAAGTAGTAGCCTTTTCGGCCGCTTCCAACGTCACGGGCATTTTGACCCCGGTGCAACAAGTGGCAAGGCTGGCGCATCAATACGGCGGCCTGGCTATCTTTGACTATGCGGCGAGTGGGCCCTACGTGAACATCGATATGGCTGGTAGCGGCCACGATGATCACCTGGATGCCATTTTTCTATCGCCCCATAAGTTTGTTGGTGGGCCGGGCAGTTCCGGCGTATTGGTGATTCGCAAAGCTTTATGCTGCAACGCCAAGCCATCCATCGCCGGAGGCGGCACAGTCTCCTACGTGACGGCGGCCCATCACCGCTATGTCAGTAGTGTTGAACGCCGGGAAGAGGCGGGTACCCCCAATATCCTCGGGGATATTCGAGCCGGGCTGGCGTTTCGTATCAAGGAGAGCGTTGGGGTCGAGGCGATTGAGTCACGCGAGCAAGCGCTGGTGGCGATGGCCGTGGCACGCTGGCAAAAAGTCGCTAACGTGCATCTGCTGGGGGCCCTTGATGTGCCCAGGCTGGCGATTTTCTCTTTCAACATTACTGTCGGTGGCAAGGCTATTCACCACAACCTTGTGGTTGCCATGTTGAATGACCTGTTTGGTATCCAGGCGAGAGGGGGGTGTTCCTGTGCGGGGCCTTATGGTCATGAACTGCTCGCCATTGATAACGAGACCGCAGCAGAACATGAGTTTTTAGTCCAAAAAGGTAAAAGCATATATCGCCCAGGTTGGGTAAGGCTCGGATTTAACTTCTTTTTTAGTAATGAGACGGCTAACTATGTAATATCAGCAGTCGAGTTTATTGCGCGTTATGCGCCGGTATTAATGAAATTATATTCAGTCGATGAAGCCACCGGTGTCTGGGTCGCTCAGTACCAGAAACGGCCTACTCAGTCGGAGGCGCCAGTGACACCACAACTGTTGGATACGCTTTTGCATCAGGACGCTTTAACAGAGCCCGCCGAGACGCAGGAATCCGTGGATTGTTTTGCCCGAGCACTTGCGTTGGTCGAGCAGGCGAAAGTTCTTCCTTTACCCGCCAGTCGTCACGATGACGACGTACCCATTCGCTGGTTCTGGTGGCCCCATGAAGCAGACCAGGCTGGTGCGCTATATCGCCATTAG
- a CDS encoding LysR family transcriptional regulator — protein sequence MKVRQLTFRLLQVYADVVRTGSITATANRLHLTQPTVSQQLKRLREIVGESIVRQEDGRVVPTEVGQALYQLSQDLLSRADVFSQYVEEYSSGGRGHFSIGLVNTAQYVLPRLLGPFNQANPQVDITVEIGNRQQMLNRFERHEDDLYVFSHPPLDDEVLAAPFLSNPLVVVGPEASHWADVNDLTMEALKDQRFLLREPGSATRHTFDAWLYSAGIELRSTQQIASNEAIRLAVASGMGLAVLSRHVVADAPKGIQELPLQGFPLKSRWHFVVRRERRLPPAAYRFLSFVQGSLAQAFDEPEGELAVAELLQALKVER from the coding sequence ATGAAAGTACGCCAACTCACTTTTCGCTTGCTACAGGTCTATGCTGACGTGGTTCGCACAGGCTCGATTACTGCCACCGCAAATCGACTTCACCTGACTCAACCAACGGTCTCCCAGCAGTTGAAACGGCTGCGGGAAATTGTCGGTGAATCCATTGTGCGTCAGGAGGATGGTCGCGTGGTGCCCACTGAGGTTGGCCAAGCGCTCTATCAGCTAAGTCAGGACTTGCTTAGCCGTGCCGATGTGTTTAGTCAGTACGTGGAAGAGTACAGCAGCGGCGGGCGTGGGCACTTCAGTATTGGCTTGGTCAATACCGCGCAATATGTATTGCCACGGCTATTAGGGCCGTTTAATCAGGCTAATCCGCAGGTCGATATCACGGTGGAGATCGGTAATCGTCAGCAGATGCTCAATCGTTTTGAGCGCCATGAAGACGACCTTTACGTATTTAGTCACCCGCCTTTGGATGATGAGGTGCTGGCCGCTCCGTTCCTGAGCAACCCCTTGGTAGTGGTGGGGCCGGAGGCGTCCCACTGGGCCGATGTCAACGACCTCACCATGGAGGCCCTAAAAGACCAGCGTTTTCTGCTGCGCGAACCAGGCTCCGCAACCCGGCATACCTTTGATGCCTGGCTGTACAGTGCGGGTATTGAGCTGCGCTCCACCCAGCAGATCGCCAGCAATGAGGCTATTCGCCTTGCCGTGGCCTCGGGCATGGGGTTGGCGGTGCTGTCCCGGCATGTGGTGGCAGATGCCCCCAAAGGCATTCAAGAGCTGCCCTTGCAGGGCTTCCCGCTGAAAAGTCGCTGGCATTTTGTGGTGCGCAGAGAGCGTCGCTTACCGCCCGCCGCCTATCGTTTTTTGAGCTTTGTACAAGGCTCGCTGGCTCAAGCATTTGACGAGCCCGAAGGGGAACTGGCGGTGGCTGAACTGCTGCAAGCCTTAAAGGTTGAGCGTTGA
- a CDS encoding efflux RND transporter periplasmic adaptor subunit — translation MGSLNQRARTTRGRGILPFLLLMALLAGCEAKSEEAAAAPPPPPEVDVVNIVAQPVVLSESFTGRVEAAETVELRSRVSGYIEEVAFEEGELVEQGDLLFQIDPRPYQARVGAAQAELAQARSQLAQAGSEAERARVLLGRQAISQEVHDQRQSTLSNARAMVDAAEAALQTAELDLEYTRITAPVSGRAGRAMVTRGNLANADQSLLTTLVTIDPIHVYFEADEQAAFASYALLSGEEPNSLKIELGGDATRQFTGTLDFIDNRLNPNTGTLQFRALLANPDGRIRPGEFARVEMPVARLEQALLVDGKAVLTDQDRRYVYVVDENNLAQRRPVATGRQVGERTVISEGLAAGDRVIVNGVQKVFMPGMEVSPQTVSAAPAADAQPAIAARED, via the coding sequence CGGGGGATCCTCCCGTTTTTGCTGTTAATGGCTTTGCTGGCGGGATGTGAAGCCAAGAGCGAGGAGGCCGCGGCTGCGCCACCACCGCCGCCAGAAGTCGACGTGGTGAATATCGTTGCTCAACCGGTAGTGTTGAGTGAGTCTTTCACCGGGCGGGTAGAAGCGGCTGAAACGGTTGAGCTAAGGTCCAGAGTCAGCGGCTATATCGAGGAAGTGGCGTTCGAGGAGGGCGAGCTGGTGGAGCAGGGAGATCTGCTGTTCCAGATCGATCCTCGGCCCTATCAGGCGCGGGTCGGCGCCGCCCAGGCTGAGCTTGCCCAAGCCAGGAGCCAACTGGCCCAGGCTGGAAGCGAAGCCGAGCGGGCCCGTGTATTACTGGGGCGCCAGGCTATTTCCCAGGAGGTGCATGATCAGCGTCAATCAACCCTGAGTAACGCTCGTGCCATGGTCGATGCCGCTGAGGCAGCGTTGCAGACCGCCGAGCTTGACCTTGAATACACCCGCATTACAGCGCCGGTCAGTGGCCGCGCCGGTCGGGCGATGGTCACTCGCGGTAACCTGGCCAACGCCGATCAGAGCCTGTTGACCACGCTGGTCACCATCGATCCGATCCATGTCTACTTTGAGGCGGACGAGCAGGCCGCGTTTGCCAGCTATGCACTACTGAGTGGAGAGGAGCCGAACAGCCTGAAGATCGAACTGGGTGGCGACGCCACGCGGCAGTTCACTGGCACCCTGGACTTTATCGACAACCGTTTGAACCCTAACACCGGCACTCTGCAATTCCGGGCGCTGTTGGCCAATCCAGATGGCCGCATTCGTCCTGGGGAGTTTGCGCGGGTCGAAATGCCGGTCGCGCGGTTGGAGCAAGCATTGCTGGTGGATGGCAAGGCGGTGCTGACCGACCAGGATCGCCGCTACGTCTACGTGGTGGATGAGAACAACCTGGCCCAGCGTCGCCCGGTCGCCACAGGGCGCCAGGTGGGTGAACGCACGGTCATCAGCGAAGGGCTCGCTGCCGGTGATCGGGTGATCGTCAACGGGGTGCAAAAAGTCTTTATGCCGGGCATGGAAGTGAGCCCTCAAACGGTGTCCGCCGCCCCGGCTGCTGACGCTCAACCCGCTATTGCTGCCAGGGAGGACTAA
- a CDS encoding sodium-dependent bicarbonate transport family permease → MPDIVVMFFVLGVVAGVVRSDLSIPKAAYDILSLLLMLTIGLKGGMALHGSLNAALLIELAGVTLLGILIPLIVFPVVRYVVRLSLADSASLAAHYGSVSAGTFAVALAYVEAHSLITGGQVTLYLVLLELPAIMLGLLLYRRFSRDSRTATPAELNKTSGLWHETLTNRGVILLVGGVLIGWLYGPNAGESVTSLYTNAFQGILALFLLEMGLVAAETLRSLRWGHSRLVIFALIAPVVLSSLGLLMAFWLGLPAGSAIILASLTASASYIAAPVAIRAAIPDANIGLAMLASLGLTFPFNVLIGIPLYHQLWGWLAG, encoded by the coding sequence GTGCCGGATATTGTGGTGATGTTCTTTGTGTTAGGTGTGGTGGCCGGTGTGGTGCGCTCCGATCTCAGCATTCCCAAAGCCGCTTATGACATTCTAAGCCTGCTGCTGATGCTGACCATTGGCCTTAAAGGCGGTATGGCGTTGCACGGCAGTTTGAATGCCGCGCTGCTTATCGAACTGGCCGGGGTCACCCTGCTGGGAATTTTAATTCCGTTGATCGTTTTTCCGGTGGTTCGCTATGTGGTGCGGCTTTCGCTCGCAGATAGCGCCAGCCTTGCCGCTCACTACGGCTCGGTGAGTGCCGGCACCTTCGCGGTCGCACTGGCCTATGTTGAAGCGCATAGTTTGATAACCGGCGGCCAAGTCACCCTTTACCTGGTACTGCTTGAACTACCCGCCATTATGCTCGGGCTGTTACTCTACCGGCGCTTCAGCCGCGATAGCCGCACTGCAACACCTGCAGAGCTGAATAAAACGTCAGGGCTCTGGCACGAGACCCTGACCAATCGCGGCGTGATTCTGCTAGTGGGCGGTGTTTTGATCGGCTGGCTCTATGGCCCGAATGCCGGTGAATCAGTGACCAGCCTTTACACCAACGCCTTCCAGGGCATTCTGGCGCTGTTCCTGCTAGAGATGGGACTGGTGGCCGCAGAAACGCTGCGCAGCCTGCGCTGGGGACATAGTCGCTTGGTCATCTTCGCACTGATAGCGCCTGTCGTACTCTCCAGCCTTGGGCTGTTAATGGCCTTTTGGCTGGGGCTGCCCGCAGGCTCTGCGATTATTCTAGCGAGTCTTACTGCCAGCGCGTCATACATTGCCGCGCCTGTCGCCATTCGCGCCGCGATTCCAGACGCCAACATTGGCCTTGCCATGTTGGCCTCACTGGGGCTCACCTTCCCCTTCAATGTGCTAATTGGCATTCCGCTCTATCATCAACTTTGGGGATGGCTGGCGGGGTGA
- a CDS encoding Lrp/AsnC family transcriptional regulator — MLIDRFDLKILEQLQRDDTLSIAQLAEGIGLSVTPCWRRIQRLEKEGVIEKRIAVLSPEKLELSLTVFVMVKTDKHNQAWLNAFQETVKEFPEIVEVNRLAGEYDYLLKVITRNNQSYDAFYKRLIARIELSNVTSCFSMEQVKKTNELPLGDLS, encoded by the coding sequence TTGCTTATTGATCGATTTGATTTAAAAATTCTTGAACAGCTGCAGCGCGATGATACTCTTTCTATAGCACAGCTTGCAGAGGGGATTGGTCTCTCTGTTACGCCATGCTGGCGGCGAATACAAAGACTGGAAAAAGAAGGCGTCATTGAAAAAAGAATTGCCGTACTGAGCCCTGAAAAACTGGAGCTTAGTCTCACCGTGTTTGTGATGGTTAAAACGGATAAACATAACCAAGCTTGGCTTAACGCATTTCAGGAAACCGTTAAGGAATTTCCTGAAATCGTAGAAGTCAATCGTTTGGCAGGTGAGTATGACTACTTACTCAAGGTCATTACGCGCAATAACCAGTCTTATGACGCCTTTTATAAAAGGCTTATTGCGAGAATAGAGCTTAGTAATGTCACATCGTGCTTCTCAATGGAACAAGTCAAGAAAACCAACGAGCTCCCCCTCGGTGATCTCTCATGA
- a CDS encoding efflux RND transporter permease subunit — protein sequence MNFSRFFVDRPIFAAVLSIIILAVGLISIPNLPISEYPDVVPPSVVVRTVYPGANPKEIAETVATPLEEAINGVEDMMYLKSVAGSDGVLQMTVTFRPGTDAEEAAVRVQNRVSQAEARLPEAVRRQGVTTQKQSPTFLMVVHLTSPSGEYDTLYLRNYVRLNVRDRLARLEGVGDAQIFGGGDYAMRAWLDPDRIAARGLTASDVVGAMREQNVQVSAGQLGAEPIEESDFLTLINARGRLETVEEFGDIVLKRGEGGEILRLADVARLEMGAGDYTLRSQLDGNNAVGVGIFQAPGANALEIREQVVATMDELSEQFPEGVEYEAVYDTTIFVNDSIKSVIATLLEAVLLVVLVVTLFLQTWRASIIPLLAVPVSVIGTFAALYLLGYSINTLTLFGLVLAIGIVVDDAIVVVENVERNIEEGLKPQAAAHQAMREVSGPIIAVGLVLCAVFIPMAFLSGVTGQFYSQFAVTIAISTVISTINSLTLSPALAAMLLKPHDAPKDRLTRVIDTLFGWIFRPFNRFFNASSNKYQGGVARSLKHRGAVFVVYALLLLGTDVMFKAVPPGFIPVQDKLYLIAGVILPEGASLERTDQMLQDVVDIAMETEGVEHAIAFPGLNALQFTNTSNTGVAFLTLSAFGERSLSAAEINARINQGIGGLKEGFAFSFMPPPILGLGNGSGFQLFIEDRGNLGYGALQQAVNQLQGAIAQTPGMGFPISSYQSNVPQLDAEVDRLRAKAQGVPLTELFDTLQTYLGSTYVNDFNRFGRTWQVIAQADAPYRASVEDIARLRTRNDQGEMVPIGTMVDIRQTFGPDPVLRYNGYPAADLAGEFDPRVLSSAQAMDVINALAEEVLPPGMALEWTDLSYQQSTQGNAALVVFPLSILLVFLVLAALYESWTLPLAVILIVPMSMLAALIGVWFGGGDNNIFVQVGLVVLIGLACKNAILIVEFARELELQGKGVVEAALEACRLRLRPIIMTSIAFTAAVLPSVVATGAGAEVRAALGTAVFAGMIGVTLFGLFLTPVFYVALRKLSGSRPLVSHHSANLETDKSAGQGDLPEVIRY from the coding sequence ATGAATTTCTCGCGTTTCTTCGTGGACCGACCGATATTTGCGGCGGTGCTGTCGATTATTATTCTGGCGGTGGGGCTGATCTCGATTCCCAACCTGCCGATCAGCGAGTACCCGGATGTCGTGCCGCCCTCCGTGGTGGTGCGCACGGTTTACCCCGGCGCCAACCCGAAGGAGATCGCCGAAACGGTCGCCACGCCCTTGGAAGAAGCCATCAATGGCGTCGAGGACATGATGTACCTCAAGTCCGTGGCGGGCTCTGATGGTGTGCTGCAAATGACCGTCACCTTCCGCCCGGGTACCGATGCCGAGGAGGCCGCCGTTCGGGTGCAGAACCGCGTCAGCCAGGCAGAAGCCCGACTACCGGAAGCCGTGCGTCGGCAGGGCGTCACCACCCAAAAGCAGTCGCCTACGTTTCTGATGGTCGTTCACCTGACATCGCCCAGCGGCGAATACGACACTCTCTACCTGCGCAACTATGTGCGGCTGAATGTCCGTGATCGATTGGCCCGGCTCGAAGGGGTCGGTGATGCGCAAATCTTCGGCGGGGGAGACTATGCCATGCGGGCGTGGCTCGATCCTGATCGCATAGCTGCCCGCGGCCTGACGGCCAGTGATGTGGTCGGCGCCATGCGTGAACAGAACGTGCAGGTCTCCGCCGGGCAGTTAGGGGCCGAACCCATAGAAGAGAGTGACTTCCTCACCCTGATCAACGCCCGAGGGCGGCTGGAAACGGTCGAGGAGTTTGGCGACATCGTGCTGAAGCGCGGTGAGGGCGGCGAGATCCTCAGGCTTGCGGATGTGGCCCGGCTGGAAATGGGGGCCGGGGACTATACGCTGCGCTCGCAGTTGGACGGCAACAACGCCGTGGGTGTGGGGATATTCCAGGCGCCGGGCGCCAATGCGCTGGAAATTCGCGAGCAGGTCGTCGCCACCATGGACGAGCTGTCTGAACAGTTCCCGGAAGGCGTGGAGTATGAAGCGGTCTACGACACCACTATCTTCGTGAATGACTCGATCAAGTCGGTGATTGCCACCCTGCTGGAAGCCGTGCTGCTGGTGGTGCTGGTCGTCACGCTGTTCCTGCAGACCTGGCGTGCCTCCATTATTCCGCTGCTGGCGGTGCCGGTATCGGTGATCGGTACTTTCGCGGCGCTCTACCTGCTGGGTTACTCCATCAACACCCTGACCCTGTTTGGCCTGGTGTTGGCCATCGGTATCGTGGTGGACGACGCTATCGTGGTGGTGGAAAACGTGGAGCGGAATATCGAAGAGGGCCTAAAGCCTCAGGCCGCCGCGCATCAGGCAATGCGGGAAGTCTCCGGGCCTATCATCGCGGTGGGGCTAGTGCTGTGTGCGGTGTTTATCCCCATGGCCTTCCTGTCGGGGGTGACCGGGCAATTCTATAGCCAGTTCGCGGTGACGATTGCCATCTCCACGGTGATCTCCACCATCAACTCGCTGACCCTGTCGCCCGCGCTGGCCGCGATGCTGCTCAAGCCCCATGACGCGCCCAAAGATCGACTCACCCGCGTGATCGATACGCTGTTTGGCTGGATTTTCCGTCCCTTCAACCGCTTCTTTAACGCCAGCTCCAACAAGTACCAGGGCGGCGTGGCCCGCTCCCTGAAGCATCGTGGTGCGGTGTTTGTGGTCTACGCGTTGTTGTTGCTGGGCACTGACGTGATGTTCAAGGCGGTGCCGCCAGGGTTTATCCCGGTGCAGGACAAGCTGTACCTGATTGCTGGCGTCATCCTGCCGGAAGGGGCGTCGCTGGAGCGAACCGACCAGATGCTTCAGGACGTCGTGGATATCGCTATGGAAACCGAAGGTGTGGAGCACGCCATCGCCTTTCCCGGCCTGAACGCGCTGCAGTTCACCAACACCTCAAACACCGGGGTGGCCTTTCTAACCCTCAGTGCCTTTGGTGAGCGCAGTCTCAGCGCTGCGGAGATAAACGCCCGCATCAACCAGGGCATTGGTGGCTTGAAAGAAGGCTTTGCGTTCTCCTTTATGCCGCCGCCGATTCTGGGCCTGGGCAACGGGTCTGGCTTCCAGCTGTTTATCGAGGATCGCGGCAATCTAGGCTACGGGGCGCTGCAGCAGGCGGTTAACCAACTCCAGGGCGCGATTGCGCAAACGCCGGGGATGGGCTTTCCGATCAGCAGCTATCAATCCAACGTTCCCCAGCTGGATGCTGAAGTGGATCGGCTGAGAGCCAAGGCCCAGGGTGTGCCTCTGACGGAGTTATTCGACACCCTGCAGACTTATCTTGGCTCGACCTATGTGAATGACTTCAACCGCTTTGGCCGCACCTGGCAGGTGATCGCCCAGGCCGACGCCCCTTATCGGGCCAGCGTGGAAGACATCGCCCGGTTACGCACCCGTAACGACCAGGGCGAAATGGTGCCCATCGGCACCATGGTGGATATTCGTCAAACCTTCGGCCCCGACCCGGTATTGCGCTACAACGGCTACCCGGCGGCGGACTTGGCTGGTGAGTTCGACCCCCGCGTGCTCTCTTCCGCCCAGGCGATGGACGTCATCAACGCCCTTGCTGAAGAGGTGCTGCCGCCGGGCATGGCGCTGGAGTGGACCGACCTGAGCTACCAGCAGTCCACCCAGGGTAACGCGGCGTTGGTGGTCTTCCCGCTGTCGATCCTGCTGGTATTCCTGGTGCTGGCGGCGCTTTACGAGAGCTGGACGCTGCCGCTGGCGGTGATTCTGATCGTACCCATGTCGATGCTCGCGGCGCTGATTGGCGTCTGGTTTGGCGGGGGCGATAACAACATCTTCGTGCAGGTGGGGCTGGTGGTGCTGATTGGCCTGGCGTGTAAGAACGCCATCCTGATCGTGGAATTCGCCCGGGAGCTGGAACTGCAGGGCAAGGGCGTGGTGGAAGCGGCCCTGGAAGCCTGCCGGTTGCGGCTGCGGCCGATCATCATGACCTCGATCGCCTTCACGGCGGCGGTGTTGCCTTCGGTAGTCGCCACTGGCGCAGGCGCCGAGGTACGGGCGGCGCTGGGTACGGCGGTGTTTGCCGGCATGATTGGGGTGACGCTGTTCGGCCTGTTCCTGACCCCGGTATTCTATGTGGCACTGCGCAAGCTCTCCGGTTCTCGGCCGCTTGTTAGCCATCACAGCGCTAATTTGGAGACCGATAAGAGCGCCGGTCAGGGTGACTTACCTGAAGTTATTCGCTATTAA
- a CDS encoding GFA family protein — protein sequence MLLKGSCHCQAVMFSVRSQHPYPFNRCYCSICRKTAGGGGYAINLSGDSKTLNVSGDEHISIYRAVINGMQSTGERHFCKHCASSLWVYDPDWPELVHPFASSIDTPLPTPPKRTHMMLGSRADWVEVNGQFQDKCFDEYPDESLAEWHQRQGLEC from the coding sequence ATGCTGCTCAAAGGATCATGTCACTGCCAGGCTGTGATGTTTAGTGTGAGGTCTCAGCACCCCTATCCATTCAACCGCTGTTACTGCTCTATTTGCCGTAAAACGGCAGGTGGTGGGGGGTATGCCATCAATCTCAGTGGCGATAGCAAAACGCTCAATGTCAGTGGTGATGAGCACATTTCGATCTACCGAGCGGTTATTAATGGCATGCAAAGCACGGGAGAGAGACATTTTTGCAAGCACTGCGCCTCATCGCTATGGGTTTACGATCCTGACTGGCCCGAGCTGGTGCATCCCTTCGCCTCGTCGATCGATACTCCTTTACCTACACCGCCCAAGCGAACACATATGATGCTGGGAAGCCGGGCCGACTGGGTCGAGGTCAATGGGCAGTTCCAAGATAAATGCTTCGACGAATACCCGGATGAAAGTCTTGCCGAGTGGCACCAGCGCCAGGGGTTGGAGTGTTAG